In a single window of the Longimicrobium sp. genome:
- a CDS encoding Gfo/Idh/MocA family oxidoreductase, whose protein sequence is MTEPIRVGLIGTSGWSERMYLSSLASEPRARVDALCGRRAERTREVAERFGVARSYTDFHEMIAHGGLDAVIVAAPDDEHHEMALAAIDAGLHVLCEKPLARSAAHAHEMWTRARDAGVVHMTLFTFRWLPAHRFLGELVAAGRIGEPRGFTFRFVHGLGVREDLRWRSDPARSDGVLADLGSHLFDLVHWWLGPVAEVSADLHSFGTVHSAGRAVANDSAAVSLRLASGAHGTVHLSSIAHVDDEMPGQEFTIFGSEGTLEGRLSRSGSEIRLITADEGWRLLPIPERLFGGSPLDQPLKVFTSGSAGPRAWIDAIIDGRAVSPDFEDGWRAQRVIDAALESARSRCWVEINR, encoded by the coding sequence ATGACGGAGCCGATCCGGGTGGGGCTGATCGGGACCAGCGGCTGGTCCGAACGCATGTACCTGTCGTCGCTGGCCAGCGAGCCGCGCGCGCGGGTGGACGCCCTCTGCGGCCGGCGGGCGGAGCGGACGCGGGAGGTGGCCGAGCGCTTCGGCGTGGCGCGGAGCTACACCGATTTCCACGAGATGATCGCGCATGGAGGGCTCGACGCGGTGATCGTCGCGGCGCCGGACGACGAGCACCACGAGATGGCGCTCGCGGCGATCGACGCCGGGCTGCACGTGCTCTGCGAGAAGCCGCTGGCCCGCAGCGCAGCGCACGCGCACGAGATGTGGACGCGCGCCCGCGATGCCGGCGTGGTGCACATGACGCTGTTCACCTTTCGCTGGCTCCCCGCGCACCGGTTCCTGGGCGAGCTGGTGGCCGCCGGGCGCATCGGCGAGCCGCGCGGCTTCACCTTTCGCTTCGTGCACGGGCTGGGGGTGCGGGAGGACCTGCGCTGGCGCTCGGATCCCGCGCGGTCGGACGGGGTGCTCGCGGACCTGGGCTCGCACCTCTTCGACCTGGTGCACTGGTGGCTGGGGCCGGTCGCCGAGGTGAGCGCGGATCTGCACAGCTTCGGGACCGTTCATTCGGCGGGGCGCGCGGTGGCGAACGACTCCGCGGCGGTCTCGCTGCGGCTCGCCTCGGGCGCGCACGGCACGGTGCACCTGAGCAGCATCGCGCACGTGGACGATGAGATGCCCGGCCAGGAGTTCACGATCTTCGGCAGCGAGGGCACGCTGGAAGGGCGCCTGTCGCGGTCAGGCTCCGAGATCCGGCTGATCACGGCGGACGAGGGGTGGCGGCTGCTGCCGATACCGGAGCGCCTCTTCGGCGGGTCGCCGCTCGACCAGCCGTTGAAGGTGTTCACGAGCGGCAGCGCCGGGCCGCGGGCGTGGATCGACGCGATCATCGATGGGCGGGCCGTGTCGCCCGACTTCGAGGATGGCTGGCGGGCGCAGCGCGTGATCGACGCCGCGCTGGAGTCCGCGCGCAGCCGGTGCTGGGTCGAGATCAACAGATAG
- a CDS encoding TonB-dependent receptor, which yields MLTPAAAQHEGHGVPAGGAQVVLTGRASCADGAPSGGAVVRLFHGNGPGRHLMATSAADATGRFAVRAGAGTYTLEIGYPGQEPHRQQATVANAPVRVGNVRVRCGPLGLDTLTVRAERDAVQLRSGATVVDARASAAAGGSIAELLRTVPGVELDAEGRIGMRGSTGVLVLMNGRRIPLTGEALAAFLRQMPATALERIEAGTAASARQDANGAAGVVNLVFRDDAARRTGMRSLAGSMATDDHYMGSAAATGNVGDVLNLDAMYSVSGMRPRTDSRTARWSLVPGDLPLQTDQDSRAREKHRLHSIMAGAAVAPSPSTSLALRGAYSWMEGANRGSSAFLYTNAAGNTGTSTTGSLLEHTIPSGELSAVASVDRGRVRFASEVRASFVSEDFRGVYDDVGAGFRYLTTAMDSRQREHVLRNDLGLRFPGIALDVGQESRFRTITTAHDATHLDATVSQAYRYETDVHAGYLAAHGSIGGVRAEAGLRVEADRTRIRLETASARTAVRLFPSIRGEWTDARRALVYRLAYGRRINRPGPEMLNPFSMGGEDMDEIIGNPSLSPDVTDQVEFGVERHRPRLTLQLTPFLRWTRDPIRPLMAATARGGSTTTLENLTRARATGADGSVRARPTDGTVVTLAGSVARMETTGDAFSSSGVYATARLTVDLRVAENTTVQLYAYRRSAQAIEQGEILPAFTSELALTQRLAGDRARVTLRLNDPLRGDRLAFRVADAAFTQESRRRTARPLLSLFASYAVGGAPRDDAPARTEGPARIF from the coding sequence ATGCTCACGCCGGCGGCGGCGCAGCACGAAGGTCACGGCGTTCCGGCAGGCGGCGCGCAGGTGGTGCTGACGGGAAGGGCCTCCTGCGCGGATGGCGCGCCGTCGGGCGGCGCCGTCGTACGGCTCTTCCACGGCAACGGCCCCGGCCGTCATCTCATGGCGACGTCGGCGGCCGATGCCACGGGCCGCTTCGCCGTCCGCGCCGGTGCCGGCACGTACACGCTGGAGATCGGCTACCCGGGGCAGGAGCCGCACCGCCAGCAGGCGACCGTCGCCAACGCTCCCGTGCGCGTGGGCAACGTGCGCGTCCGGTGCGGTCCGCTGGGGCTGGATACGCTGACGGTGAGGGCGGAGCGCGACGCGGTCCAGCTGCGCAGCGGCGCCACCGTCGTGGACGCGCGCGCGTCCGCCGCGGCGGGCGGCAGCATCGCGGAGCTCCTGCGCACGGTGCCCGGCGTCGAGCTGGATGCGGAGGGGCGGATCGGCATGCGCGGCAGCACCGGCGTGCTCGTGCTGATGAATGGGCGGCGCATCCCGCTGACCGGGGAGGCGCTCGCCGCCTTTCTGCGCCAGATGCCGGCGACGGCGCTGGAACGCATCGAGGCCGGCACCGCCGCGTCCGCGCGGCAGGACGCGAACGGCGCCGCCGGTGTGGTGAACCTCGTCTTTCGCGACGATGCCGCGCGACGCACCGGGATGCGATCACTGGCGGGCTCCATGGCGACCGACGATCACTACATGGGCTCCGCCGCCGCCACGGGCAACGTGGGCGACGTTCTGAACCTGGATGCGATGTACTCCGTCTCCGGCATGCGGCCGCGTACGGACTCCAGGACGGCGCGCTGGAGCCTCGTGCCGGGGGACCTGCCTCTCCAGACGGATCAGGACAGCCGCGCGCGGGAGAAGCACCGCCTGCACTCCATCATGGCGGGCGCAGCCGTTGCGCCGTCGCCAAGCACGTCGCTGGCGCTGCGCGGCGCGTATTCCTGGATGGAAGGCGCGAATCGCGGCAGCTCTGCGTTCCTGTACACGAATGCGGCGGGCAACACGGGCACGAGCACCACTGGCAGCCTGCTGGAGCACACGATCCCGTCAGGCGAGCTGAGCGCCGTCGCAAGCGTCGACCGAGGGCGCGTCCGTTTCGCTTCAGAGGTGCGTGCCAGCTTCGTGAGTGAGGATTTCCGCGGCGTCTACGATGATGTGGGTGCGGGCTTCCGCTACCTGACCACCGCCATGGATTCGCGGCAGCGTGAGCACGTCCTGCGGAACGACCTCGGCCTGCGCTTCCCGGGCATCGCTCTGGACGTGGGGCAGGAATCGCGGTTCCGCACCATCACCACCGCGCACGATGCGACGCACCTCGACGCGACCGTGTCGCAGGCCTACCGCTACGAGACGGATGTGCATGCCGGCTACCTCGCCGCGCACGGCTCCATCGGCGGCGTGCGCGCGGAGGCGGGGCTGCGGGTGGAGGCGGACCGGACCCGCATCCGGCTCGAAACAGCCAGCGCGCGGACGGCCGTGCGCCTCTTCCCCAGCATCAGGGGTGAATGGACCGACGCGCGTCGTGCTCTCGTGTATCGGCTCGCGTACGGCCGCCGCATCAACCGGCCGGGACCGGAGATGCTGAACCCGTTCTCCATGGGTGGGGAGGACATGGACGAGATCATCGGCAACCCGTCGCTGTCGCCGGACGTCACGGACCAGGTGGAATTCGGCGTGGAGCGGCACCGCCCTCGCCTGACGCTGCAGCTGACGCCGTTTCTGCGCTGGACACGGGACCCGATCCGCCCGCTCATGGCGGCGACGGCGAGAGGCGGCTCGACCACCACGCTGGAGAACCTGACGCGGGCGCGGGCCACCGGCGCCGACGGCAGCGTGCGCGCACGGCCGACGGACGGCACCGTCGTAACGCTGGCGGGGAGCGTCGCCCGCATGGAGACGACGGGCGACGCGTTCAGCAGCAGCGGCGTCTACGCCACGGCGCGGCTTACCGTCGACCTGCGGGTGGCCGAGAACACCACGGTGCAGCTCTACGCATACCGCCGGAGCGCACAGGCCATCGAACAGGGCGAGATCCTGCCGGCGTTCACCAGTGAGCTGGCGCTGACGCAGCGGCTCGCCGGCGACCGGGCGCGCGTGACGCTGCGCCTCAACGACCCGTTGCGCGGCGACCGCCTCGCGTTCCGTGTCGCAGACGCAGCCTTTACGCAGGAGAGCCGCCGGCGCA
- a CDS encoding kelch repeat-containing protein encodes MRRAIARAAVLVSAAALLACGKDPVEQGGGDPKLALSADSVTVDVGTSASVAATVLNTSEPAQFVSRDPGVATVNGNGAINGVAVGSTYVVATLANNANVRDSVLVRVRVPIDGEWGTRANLLINNSEFALAEANGKLYVLGGYPPMQGPNRTSDAVQVYDIASDRWQLGPPLPQPNNHGMAASVNGKIYLLGGQYTDDQQGATAVNSVWELNPATGAWVAKAPMPTARSGGVAVAHAGKIYVAGGRVPRGNDFAVYDPAADRWEVLPDLPSQRNHIAGAALNGRIHIVGGRLGNGLSPLKSTAHEVFDPQARSWTTAAPMLSGRSGINGVVARGCFHVWGGESPSGMSPQHEYYDPRTNQWVSLRNMEIPIHGVVGSAFVDGLIWVTGGGTNVGGGFGSLHNQTYRPIVSCE; translated from the coding sequence ATGAGACGGGCGATCGCGCGGGCGGCTGTATTGGTGTCGGCGGCCGCCCTCCTGGCCTGCGGCAAAGACCCGGTCGAACAGGGCGGCGGTGATCCGAAGCTCGCGCTTTCCGCGGACAGCGTCACCGTGGACGTAGGCACTTCCGCCTCGGTAGCCGCCACGGTGCTCAACACCAGCGAGCCGGCACAGTTCGTCTCTCGCGACCCGGGTGTGGCTACCGTGAATGGCAACGGCGCCATCAACGGCGTCGCGGTCGGCTCCACGTACGTGGTCGCCACGCTCGCCAACAATGCGAACGTGCGCGACTCCGTTCTCGTTCGCGTGCGGGTCCCAATCGACGGCGAGTGGGGGACCCGGGCCAATCTGCTCATAAACAACTCCGAGTTCGCCCTCGCCGAAGCGAACGGCAAGCTCTACGTCCTTGGCGGGTATCCCCCTATGCAGGGCCCCAACAGGACATCCGACGCGGTGCAGGTCTACGACATCGCGAGCGACCGCTGGCAGCTCGGACCGCCGCTCCCACAGCCCAACAACCACGGGATGGCGGCCTCCGTCAACGGCAAGATCTACCTGCTCGGCGGCCAGTACACGGACGATCAGCAGGGCGCCACGGCCGTCAACTCGGTGTGGGAGCTGAACCCCGCGACGGGTGCATGGGTCGCGAAGGCGCCGATGCCCACCGCGCGCAGCGGAGGGGTGGCCGTCGCGCACGCCGGCAAGATCTACGTCGCCGGGGGACGCGTGCCGCGCGGAAACGACTTCGCCGTCTACGACCCGGCGGCCGACCGGTGGGAGGTGCTTCCGGATCTGCCCTCACAGCGCAATCACATCGCCGGTGCCGCGCTCAACGGCCGCATTCACATCGTCGGCGGGCGTCTCGGCAACGGGTTGTCGCCCCTCAAGTCGACCGCGCACGAAGTCTTCGACCCACAGGCGCGGAGCTGGACGACCGCGGCCCCCATGCTCAGCGGCCGCAGCGGGATCAACGGCGTCGTGGCCCGGGGCTGCTTCCACGTCTGGGGCGGCGAATCGCCGAGCGGCATGTCGCCCCAGCATGAGTACTACGATCCTCGGACGAACCAGTGGGTGAGCCTTCGCAACATGGAGATCCCCATTCACGGGGTGGTGGGGTCGGCTTTCGTGGACGGTCTGATCTGGGTAACCGGCGGCGGCACCAACGTCGGCGGCGGCTTCGGAAGCCTGCACAACCAGACCTACCGGCCGATCGTGAGCTGCGAATGA
- a CDS encoding ABC transporter permease: MKSIIARLRLLRRSEAEERMEDEMRFHLEMETEKLIRGGLSPAEARRRARVAFGGVEGHKEAMRDGRTFAWMGTLSLDARLGLRLLMRHRGLALIGGFAMAMAIAVGSVAFETLSQVLRGTLPLDEGHRVVSVQLSTDQPGELQRKVLHDFAEWRGRLRTVRELAAFRTVAHNLASEEGDPLPVAVAEMTASGFRVARTPPLLGRYLVPEDERPGAPAVVVIGHEAWRTRFDADPRIVGRTVRLGATLHVVAGVMPEGFRFPVNHQYWVPLRESPLAHARLEGPALWVFGRLAPGASLGEARAELETVGRRTAAAHPKLYDRLRLSAVPYTYDHLNLQSPTLRLVLRAVQLLVGGLLVVVAVNLAVLLYARTVSRLGEIAVRSALGASRRRILGQLFMEALAHSVLGALLGLVVANAVLGMMRGWVAEAGANGVPFWLHLRLSPATVAYALGLAVVAAFIMGVLPGLKATGAGMQASLRELRSGPRLGPVWSGLIVAQVAFAIAVLPPAVFAVWQILRMETAEIGFAPDEFVVGPVELGEPPAGLDSAGVAARAASRQTALVARLAAEPGVTAVALSSFVPGLDEPSQGVEIAGAAGPRESASAIRTTPELFGAYGARIAEGRALAEGDAGAASGAVVVNRTFVRRHLGNRGAVGQRLRYTETDGPGRWYEIVGVVEDFPAVPLVITSANGVANVYHAALPGDIPDATLSVRLRGGVPAGFVKRVQKLGVEVDPELQLGVQPLAEVYDGLRRFSRFMAWALALVTGSVLLLSAAGIYALMSFTVVQRTREIGIRTALGAQPRRIVANIFAPVGRRLAVGVAIGSVLAGAISVGAGTSVGRAAPLMAAVCAIMLAVGLLAALGPARRGLRIQPMEALREA; this comes from the coding sequence ATGAAATCCATCATCGCCCGGCTGCGCCTGCTCCGCCGCAGCGAGGCCGAGGAGCGCATGGAGGACGAGATGCGCTTCCACCTGGAGATGGAAACGGAGAAGCTCATCCGCGGGGGGCTGAGCCCCGCGGAGGCGCGGCGCAGGGCGCGGGTGGCGTTCGGCGGGGTGGAGGGGCACAAGGAGGCGATGCGCGACGGGCGCACCTTTGCCTGGATGGGCACCCTGTCGCTCGATGCGCGGCTCGGGCTGCGGCTGCTGATGCGGCACCGGGGGCTGGCCCTCATCGGCGGCTTCGCGATGGCGATGGCGATCGCGGTGGGCTCCGTGGCCTTCGAGACCCTTTCGCAGGTGCTGCGCGGCACGCTGCCGCTGGACGAGGGGCATCGCGTGGTCTCGGTGCAGCTCTCCACCGACCAGCCAGGGGAGCTCCAGCGGAAGGTGCTGCACGACTTCGCGGAGTGGCGCGGCCGGCTGCGCACGGTGCGGGAGCTGGCCGCTTTCCGCACCGTGGCGCACAACCTGGCGTCGGAGGAGGGCGACCCTCTTCCCGTGGCGGTGGCGGAGATGACCGCATCGGGGTTCCGCGTGGCCCGCACGCCGCCGCTGCTGGGGCGCTACCTGGTGCCGGAGGACGAGCGCCCCGGCGCGCCCGCGGTTGTGGTGATCGGCCACGAGGCGTGGCGCACGCGCTTCGATGCCGACCCGCGCATCGTGGGGCGCACCGTGCGGCTGGGCGCCACGCTGCACGTGGTGGCGGGGGTGATGCCGGAGGGCTTCCGCTTCCCCGTCAACCACCAGTACTGGGTGCCGCTGCGCGAGAGCCCGCTGGCGCACGCGCGGCTGGAGGGGCCCGCGCTGTGGGTGTTCGGGCGGCTGGCGCCCGGCGCGTCGCTCGGCGAAGCACGGGCCGAGCTGGAGACGGTGGGGCGGCGCACGGCGGCGGCGCACCCCAAGTTGTACGACCGGCTCCGGCTTTCGGCGGTTCCCTACACCTACGACCACCTGAACCTGCAGAGCCCCACGCTGCGGCTGGTGCTGCGCGCGGTGCAGCTGCTGGTGGGCGGGCTGCTGGTGGTGGTGGCGGTGAACCTGGCCGTGCTCCTGTACGCCCGCACCGTGTCGCGCCTGGGCGAGATCGCCGTGCGCAGCGCGCTGGGCGCCAGCCGGCGGCGCATCCTGGGGCAGCTCTTCATGGAGGCGCTCGCCCATTCGGTGCTGGGCGCGCTGCTGGGGCTGGTGGTGGCGAACGCGGTGCTCGGGATGATGCGAGGGTGGGTCGCCGAGGCGGGAGCGAACGGCGTTCCGTTCTGGCTGCACCTGCGGCTGTCGCCCGCCACGGTGGCGTACGCGCTGGGGCTGGCCGTGGTGGCCGCATTCATCATGGGCGTGCTCCCCGGCCTCAAGGCCACCGGCGCCGGGATGCAGGCCAGCCTGCGTGAGCTGCGCTCCGGTCCGCGCTTGGGCCCCGTGTGGAGCGGACTGATCGTGGCGCAGGTGGCGTTCGCGATCGCCGTGCTGCCCCCCGCCGTCTTCGCCGTGTGGCAGATCCTGCGGATGGAGACGGCCGAGATCGGGTTCGCGCCGGACGAGTTCGTGGTGGGGCCGGTGGAGCTGGGCGAGCCGCCCGCCGGGCTGGATTCGGCCGGGGTGGCGGCGCGCGCCGCTTCGCGGCAGACGGCGCTGGTGGCGCGCCTGGCGGCGGAGCCCGGCGTCACCGCCGTCGCCCTGTCGTCCTTTGTCCCCGGCCTGGATGAGCCCTCCCAGGGCGTGGAGATCGCCGGCGCCGCCGGGCCGCGGGAGAGCGCGAGCGCCATCCGCACGACGCCGGAGCTGTTCGGCGCGTACGGCGCGCGCATCGCCGAGGGGCGTGCGCTGGCGGAGGGCGACGCGGGTGCCGCGTCCGGCGCCGTGGTCGTCAACCGCACATTCGTGCGGCGCCACCTGGGGAACCGCGGCGCGGTGGGCCAGCGGCTGCGCTACACGGAGACAGACGGGCCGGGCCGCTGGTACGAGATCGTAGGCGTGGTGGAGGACTTCCCCGCGGTGCCGCTCGTGATCACGTCGGCCAACGGGGTGGCCAACGTGTACCACGCCGCGCTGCCGGGCGACATCCCGGACGCTACCCTCTCCGTGCGACTGCGCGGCGGGGTCCCCGCGGGTTTCGTGAAGCGCGTGCAGAAGCTGGGCGTGGAGGTCGATCCCGAGCTGCAGCTGGGCGTGCAGCCGCTGGCGGAGGTGTACGATGGGCTCCGCCGCTTCTCGCGCTTCATGGCCTGGGCGCTCGCGCTGGTCACGGGGAGCGTGCTCCTCCTTTCCGCGGCGGGAATCTACGCGCTGATGTCGTTCACGGTGGTCCAGCGCACGCGCGAGATCGGCATCCGCACCGCGCTGGGGGCGCAGCCGCGGCGCATCGTGGCGAACATCTTTGCGCCGGTGGGGCGCAGGCTGGCGGTCGGGGTAGCGATCGGGTCGGTGCTGGCGGGCGCCATCAGCGTGGGCGCCGGTACGAGCGTCGGGCGAGCCGCGCCGCTGATGGCCGCCGTGTGCGCCATCATGCTGGCCGTGGGGCTGCTGGCGGCGCTGGGGCCGGCGCGGCGCGGTCTGCGCATCCAGCCCATGGAGGCGCTGCGGGAGGCCTGA